The Streptococcus respiraculi sequence TCACACCCGTCAGTAGGAGACGTTGGCCCACTCCAACTAGCAATAAGCCAAGAGCTAGTCTCCAAAACTTGGAAAGAGTCGACTTTTTAATCATTCATTCTTCCTTTCTTTCACATCTGTTAAACGAGCAGTAACCACATAACGCTGGTTGTCATCTAGAGCATCACATGTCGAAAGTATTAAAAACCTGTCCTTGTCTTTTTCAATTGGCAAGGGGCGGTAAGCCCCACCATTTGCCAGAGCTCGCTCTTCTAAAGTAGCTAGATAGTGATGAATACCTGTTTGAGTCCCTAATTCAAAGGTAGAGAAAAGATGGTCATTTGTATAGCTGTGGGCTGCTAGTATCTCATAGTGATACTCCTTATCGACCGTATAAATGGTCACCATTCTATGTTCGTTAAAAAATGACGGGTCTGATAAATCCTGTAACGAACCAAACATCGTGCCATCCGTCATCGCATGACCATAGATGATGGTGATAGCATCGTTGAAGGTCTTGGTATTGACTAATTCTGTGAAGATAGCCCCATAATAAGTCTCTGCCCCATTTACATCATGAGATAAATAATACGAATCATCCCTTGGGTGTTGGACAACAGGATAATCAATCTTCGTACCATCCACCTTTAACCAAGCATACACATCTGGATTTTGATGGAAGAGTCGCTGTTTTTTTACCTCTCGTGAAGATATGCTAATATCTTCTGGCTCTTTGTCAACTGTAGTGGGTGACTTATAGCTACATACGAGAGGAGACGAAATTCGTCTTCTCTTTTTCGATGTTCAAAGCGAGGTAGATGCGTTTTTTGAAATTGTCAAAGTTCCGATAGCCGAATGCATTGCGCTTGATGTCTTTGATGAGTTTGTTAGTGGCTTCTAGCTTGGCATTAGAATAAGGAAGTTCGATGGCATTGGTGATATATTCCTGATAGCGTCTGAAAGTGTTCAAAGCTACCTTGAAGGTGTGATTGAGATGCGGTAAGGCATCGTGAATTAAGTTAAAGAAATGCTCGGAATTCTTCTCTTGGAGGTGAAAAAGTAATAACTGATAAAGGTCGTAATAGCCTTTTAACTCAGGGACCCGTTTGAACAACTTCTGGAGACATTCTCTAGGAGATAAGGTTTCTCTAAAGGTTCGGGAATAGAAAACATTTAGAGAGAGTTTTCGGCTATCTTTTTGAATTAGTTTCCAGTAGTATTTGAGGGCACGATACTCAATAGATTTTTTATCATATTGGTTCATGAGTTGGATACGCGTTTGGTTCAAAGCCCTACTCATGTGCTGAACGATATGAAAACGATCCAGAACAATTTTAGCTTTTGGGAATAAGCTCTTAATGAGAGGAATATAACTTCCAGACATATCAACCGTAACGACTTTTACCTTGTTTCTAGCTTCTTTAGAATACTTGAAGAAATGGTTTCGGATGGTCGTTTGTCTTCGATTATCGAGAATTGTTATGATTTTCCTTGTATTGAAATCTTGAGCAATAAAGGCTAGTTTTCCCTTCTGATAGGAGAATTCGTCCCAAGATAAAATTTCAGGTAGAGAAGAATAGTCCTCCTTGAACTGGAATTGCTTGAGTTTTCGATAGGCTGTGGAGATGGAGATAGCGAGCTTAGAAGCGATGTGAGATAGCGCTTCTCTATTGAGTAATAGTTGAGCAATCTTTTTCCAGACTAGTTCAGAGATTTGGCAGTTTTTCTTAACGAGACTAGTTTCAGAGACAGTCACTTTACGACAGGACTTACATTGAAACCGTCTCTTTTTCAAGCGAATAAGACTAGGGAAACCACCGATTTCAATGAAGGGGATTTTAGAAGGTTTTTGGAAGTCGTATTTGATTTGTTTCGCCTTGCAGTATTTACATTTGGGAGGGTGATAATCAAGTGTAGCGATGAGTTCGATATGGGTCTCGTGTTGAATGGCATGATTCAAGGTGATATTTTTATCTTTCATTCCGATGAGTAATGTGGTATTATTGAGGTGTTCCATAAGAGTCTTTCTAATGAGGGTTTGGTCGCTTTTCATTATAAGTCTTATGGGACTTTTTTGATACTCAAAAAGCTCTATAATCTCCATAGTGGAGTTACCCACTACAGAAATTATAGAGCCTATCTTCTTCAAACTGCGACAATAGCTGAAAACCATAGATGAACACTAAGAGGACAACTACGCCACTCATCAGCTGTAGTAGCTTTTTCATGAATCCCTCCTTTACATCAATAATTATAGCAAAAAGGAAGCTCCGTTGTAAATAGGCTTCTTTTCTACCATTTGTCAAGTATACCAAGGCTTTAAAGCGAAAATATTTTGAGGACAGTCGCTAAATGTCGGTTATTGTCCTCTTTTTCTGTGCTAAGGAGCGATAAAAGTGCACACAAAAGGCACACCTTATCTAGTCTTTTTAAAAATAAGGTGTTAGAATAGTATGGCATAGACGACTTTACTGATTTTGGGTTGAAGTATAATCGTAAAGTTTGTTATGCGTTATGAGGTAATACATTGTCCTGATGAGGCGATGTATAGAGGCAATCGTATGTGACTTAGTTGAAGTCATCTGCGATTGTCTTTTTCGTTTCTCATAAAAGTCTGCGATATGACAGGGATTAGTGTGACTAGCTGCAGCGATGTTGTGGATGCACTTGAATAGAATCTTTCTTGCGTAAGGATTGCCACGTTTGGTGATGTGTTCCTTGGCAAGGAAGTTCCCAGATTCATAATGTCTCAGGTCAATACCAATAAAAGCGTTGATTTGATTGGCAGACTGAAAACGGCGAATGTCCCCAAGCTCGCCAATGATACTTGTCGCTGTGGTTTCCGCTATTCCAGGAATAGAGAGAAGGATCTCATATTCTGGCAATGGCTGAGCGAATGAGACCATTTCATCCAAAACCGTTTGTCTCCGATTAGATAGCCTGAACAGTTCTTGTGCATAGTAACGGACCTCTTCCATCATTGGAGAGGATTTTTTGACCGCACAGTAGGACTGTTTAGCGAGTTCAGTAAGTTTGTCAGTTAGGGAAGCGACACGCTTGTCAGAGATACGTTTTGAAGTCGACTGACAGATACTATGCCTTAACTCACTGTTCGTTCGATCTAAGACAAATTCTTTACATGGAAAAGCGATCACCAAGTTCCAGTACTGTTGACCGCTTGGTGTTGATAAGAGGCTTTCTAACTCTGGAAAAGTGACCTGCAATACCTTGTGTAAACGGTTCTTTGTACGGACAATATCTTCTGTCAGATTCTGGTAAAAGCGACTTAAATCACGTAGATGTTGATAGATTTCTTGTTGTATATAGGTTGGTTTTCGATTCAGTACAAACTGAGACTGTGCTAACTTTTCAGCGTCAATTTTGTCGGTTTTACGGACACGTAGGCTGTCCAGTTGCTTCTTAGCTTCCAGCGGATTGAGTCGAGTATAGGCGTAGCCATTTTCCTCAAGAAAAGCCTGAAGACAACGAGAATAGACACCTGTCGCTTCAAAGACAATCTCAGGGGTGTGGACAGTTTTCAAATCGTCCAACAACCGATTAAAGCCGATGGCATCACTAGGCATGGTATAGCCATGAACCTTCTCACCGTTGACTAGAATTGCCACTTCTGAACTTGTTTTACTCACATCAATCCCAAATACTGTACGCATGATATTACCTCTTTGTCTTGTTTGGTTCCTTGTTTTAGTGATGTCATTTTCAATACTCGACGTCTAGCGTCCCACATACTTTGATAACATTCTCTCTAAAACAGGTGTCTTGCCAGTTTTTGATGCGACGTCTAGCGTCAAAAAGCCCTACGACTTCACAAGACACCTCTACTTTAACATAAAGAAAAAGTAGTGAGTACTATCTCCCGTCGGAGATTTTCTCACTACTAATCTTAGTATGTTTTTATTGTGCAGGTCGTGCTGACTGATGATCATAGTAAATCAATTGTGGGTCCAGATTTTTCCCGAGCAAATCACTCACGGTGACAGGCTGATAGCCTTGTCCCAAGAGATAATCTAGGACAGATGTTAGAGAATCAACCGTTGGCTGATGAATATCGTGCATCAAAATGATACTACCTGGGTAGGTGCAAGTCTTGACTTCGTTCAAGATAGCTGCAGGATTGCGACTTTGCCAGTCTTTTGAATCGACAGACCAGTAAATCACTGGCAACTGCATGACGGACATGACGGACTGATTAACCGAGCCATATGGTGGTCGCATCATGGTTGGGGCTTGTCCGGTCACATTTTTAATAACCTCTTGTGTTTTATCAATTTCTTGTTTGACTTGGTCAGCTGACAAGGTAACAAGGTTGGCATGATCCCAAGTATGGCTAGCCACTTCGTGTCCTTCTGCGACAATGCGTTTTAAGATTGCTTCATTACCTGGAACATTTTGCCCTAAAATAAAGAAAGTCGCTTTGACATTGTATTTTTTGAGAAGGTCAAGAACCTGCGGAGTAGTAGCTGCACTTGGGCCATCATCAAAAGTAAGAGCAATTCTCTTCTGATTTTTCTTCGCCTCTTCTTCCGCCTGATAAGCCGCATAGGCTTCCTGATCGCCACTCGCTAGATATTCCGCTTTTACAATTCCAAAAATCGAAGCGATTGGAATCGCAATCTGCTTGAGCTGAAACTCTTTTTCTAGCATGTCAATCTTTAACTGCCCTTGTTCATACACAAATGGGTAGTCTGTTAGATTTCTCGCTTCAAATTGACCGACAATTTTTTCAATATCTGCATCTGCCACTTGCTTAGCCGCCAAATCAGCCTTCAACTGTGTGCCAAATGCTGCTTTCAAAGCACTACTATCTGCCACAAACATCTCAAGTGTAAAAGGTTGCCCATCTTGAGTGACTAACAAGGTAGCTCCTGTTTCTTTTTCACCAGAAGACATCGAAAAAGTCTTTACTTGATAGCGTTCTGACTGAATTTGCTTGGCATGAACACCTGAAAAGTTGGTTACACCATCCTTAAGTGATACAAAAAAGAGTTCCTTGGTTTTGCCACTCGGCTTTTCAGTACCAACCTTCTCCCCAATGTAAGCTTCTATTTTTTCCTTAAAAACAGCATTTCCTTGACCGTTTTTATCCTTAGGAATCCCTGCTTCAACATGCGTCGATCCAATATTTCCTGTTTGGACTACCTGAGCTTGCTGATCAAATAATCGGCTCTGCTTTTCAGCAATAAAATTCGCGACCTTTTGATCTTGAAAATAGGCAAATGCTTTGACTCCTAAAATAATAGCAAGTCCTATTAGGACTACATTAACGACAACGAGAACAATCCTCTTTTTCATGTTTCACCTCATACTTTTCTTTTCTCAATCATGCATTTTTCGATAAAAAAAGGCAAGTCTCATCCATTCTATTCGATTCTTGCCCATACTTTCTAATCCGCGCGAATAACTTCCACCCTATAACCGTCTGGATCTGTTACAAAGTAATAACGTCCTGGATTACCTGGTAGACCTGATAAATCAGTCGTTGGATAGCCTAACGCCTTATGTTTAGCATTATCTCCTTCTAAATCATCCGAAGAAAGCGCCAAATGTGAAAAACCGTCTCCAACCACATACGGTCCGTGATCATAGTTATAAGTCAATTCAATCTCAAATTCGTCTCCGGGAAGCGCTAGATACACCAAGGTAAACTTGTGCTCTGGATAATCCTTACGGCGTGTTTCTTTAAAACCAAACGCCTTTTCATAAAACTCCTGAGATGCTTCTAAGTTCTCAACACGCAAACAAGCATGCAACATTCTTTTACTTGCCATTTCAAACTCCTTTTCCTACTAGATCATCAGTATTATACCATAAATTCTCCTTTTTTTCTTCTATAAATGGTATAAAATTCATATCATTTCAATTTAACAATTTCAAAAAAAGAACCATAATAAATATCCAAAAGAACTTCGCTAATAATCCCCAAGGTAACACCGTTTAAGACGGTAGCCGTTGCTTTTTTCGATTTATTTAGTGTATTAGCTAAAGTGTGGGACGTTTTTATTTGTCCCTGCGGTTTATACTGGCTACAATCAGATCACCAAAAGCAATCATAAAGGATAGCGCCTCATAAACTGACAAGTCCTGCCGACTCCTTTCCGTTGGATTTCGTGACTTACATACATGAGCACCACCTCAAGACTAGGCTACCAGCAACCATCTCAACTTTGTTGCTCGTTTATTATACCATTTTACAAATTGCATTATTTTTGTCTATTGTTTCAATAAGATACTCGTTTAAGACAAGACCATTCTAGCCAATATACATACGAATAAACGGCTAGACACAAGTCCAGCCGTTTTAAACTTTATTTTCCAAGGTAGTATTCAGCTACTACGTTCAATTTTTCATCAAATTCAAAGACAAGTGGTGGGAAGTTTGGAATTTCCACGTCCATGATTTCATCGTCTGACAAGCCTTTGATGTGTTTCACAAGAGCGCGGATTGAGTTCCCGTGTGCTCCAACAAATACGTTTTGACCTGACTTAAGTGCTGGCGCAATTTTATCTTCCCAGAATGGAAGAGCACGCTCAAGCGTTACTTTCAAGTTTTCAGCATCTGGAACAACTGAATCGTCAAGCAAAGCGTAACGACGGTCAGTGTGTGCTGAATACTCATCGTCTTTTGCCATATTTGGAGGCAATACATCGTAAGAACGACGCCAGATATGTACTTGCTCATCACCGAATTGCTCAGCTGCTTCTGCTTTATTTTTACCAGTCAAACCACCATAGTGACGCTCGTTCAAACGCCATGATTTTTCAACTGGAACCCACAATTGGTCTGCGGCTTCAAGAGCAAGGTTTGTTGTTTTAATCGCACGTTTCAAGACTGAAGTGTAGGCTTGGTCAAATTCGATACCAGCTTCTTTGATTAATTTACCAGCGTCGATTGCTTGTTGTGTTCCTTTTTCAGACAAGTCAACATCTGCCCAGCCTGTGAAAAGGTTGGCTTTGTTCCATTCAGACTCACCGTGGCGAGCAAACACTAATTTTACCATTGTTTGTTTCTCCTTTTATTTTCGAGGTTTTCCTCTCTTACCTTTCTATTCTACACAAAAAGCAGAAAAAAAGCTAGCCCCATCCAAATCTGTTTACGCTTACATTTTTATAGGCCGAAAAATCGGGCCTAAGACTGAGATTTATTGCTATTATTTAACTTAAAAAATGGTATAATAGTAAGGCTGAATACGACACATTCACGGTTGTATAGCTGTTTCATTGCTGGTTTATGGCAATGTGAGCGCGGCTCACTTCATTGCTAAACCTAATGAAAGACTATAGATGTATAGGAGTTCGCATGAAAAAAGTCGCAATCGTATCTGCCTACCGTTCTGCTATCGGTAGTTTTGGAGGCAGTCTAAAGGATATTCACATTGCAGATTTAGGGGCGCAAGTTTTACAGACCACCCTGACTAGCGCGAATATCCCCTATGAACAAATTGATGAAGTCATTATTGGAAATGTTTTAAGTAGCGGACATGGGCAAAATATCGCCCGTCAAATCGCTATTAGAACCGGTCTACCAGAGACGGTTTCTGCCTACACAGTCAACAAGGTCTGCGGTTCTGGACTCAAATCCGTCCTCCTAGCAGCCCAATCAATCTTGCTTGGTGACAATGACATCGTTGTCGCAGGTGGCATTGAAATCATGAGTCAGGCGCCATACCTGTCAAAAGGAAGTCGGTTTGGCGGTAAACTCGGACACCTGCAATTGGAAGATTCTCTTCTAATGGACGGTCTGACAGATGCCTTTAGCCAAGAACATATGGGCATCACCGCTGAAAATATCGCTGAAAAATACGGCATTAGCCGTGAAGCACAAGACCGTTTTGCGCTCTCCAGTCAAGAAAAGGCTGCTGCTGCGATTAAAGCAGGACGGTTTAAAGACGAGATTGTACCGATTCATCTGCAAACGCGCAAGGGTGAGGTCATCTTTGATGTCGATGAATACCCACGTCTTAGCCCGCTTGAAAAATTGGCTGCCTTACGCCCTTCTTTCAAAAAAGACGGAACGGTGACAGCCGCTAATGCCTCTGGTATCAATGATGGATGTGCCATGATGGTCTTAATGTCTGATGACAAGGCGCAAGAACTTGGTGTAACGCCTCTTGCCTACATTGAAAGTTATGCGACCAGCGGATTAGACCCTGATTACATGGGACTTGGTCCTATTCCAGCTAGTCAAAAAGCTCTGGCTAGAGCAAACAAAACAATCGCTGACATTGACTTATTCGAGCTTAACGAAGCCTTTGCTGCCCAATCCATTCCTGTCATTCAAGAATTAGAGATTGATGCTGACAAGGTAAACGTCAACGGAGGTGCACTTGCCCTTGGTCATCCAATCGGAGCCAGTGGTAGTCGCATTCTCGTCAGCCTCATCCACGAACTGCAAAAACGTGGTAACCACTTGGGACTTTGTTCTCTTTGTATCGGAGGAGGACAAGGAATTTCCCTAATTATTTCAACTGCACAAAAAGGATAAACTATGAATATTGGTATTGATAAAATCGGTTTTGCAGCGCCTAGCTATGTCCTAGACCTAGCTGACCTAGCGCTTGCGCGACAAATCGATCCTAATAAATTTAAAATTGGATTGCTCCAAAGTGAAATGGCTGTCGCTCCTGTTACCCAAGACATTGTGACCTTGGGAGCACAAGCTGCCGCAGCTATCTTATCAGACGATGATAAGGCTGCCATTGACATGATCATTGTAGGGACCGAATCAAGCATTGACCAAAGTAAAGCTGCCGCGGTCTTTATTCACCAGCTGTTGGACATTCAACCCTTTGCTCGTTCGATTGAAATAAAGGAAGCCTGTTACGGGGCAACTGCTGGCCTTAGCCTTGCTAAAAGTCACATCGCCCAGTTCCCTAACTCAAAAGTTCTCGTCATTGCAAGCGATATTGCCAAGTACGGCATTGCTTCAGGTGGTGAGCCAACTCAAGGAGCAGGAGCTGTTGCCATGCTCGTCTCTGCAAACCCACGTATCATGGTACTCAACAATGACAATGTCTGCCAGACCCGTGATATCATGGATTTCTGGCGTCCTAATTACGACAAATATCCACGAGTAGACGGCAAATTCTCAACAGAACAATACACTGAGTGCTTGACCACTACCTTTGACTACTATGTCACAAAAACTGGTAAGAAGCTAGCAGATTTTGCTGCTATGTGCCTCCATATTCCTTTTTCAAAACAAGGGTTGAAAGGCTTGCAAGCAATCTGCCAGAATGATGATGCAACTTTAAATCGTCTGACGGAGCGCTTCCATGAGGCAATTGTCTATAATCAAGTGGTCGGAAACATCTATACAGGATCAATTTTCTTGTCTCTTCTATCGCTTTTGGAAAATAGCCAAGCTTTAAAAGCTGGAGATTCTATCCTCTTTTATAGCTACGGTAGCGGGGCTGTTTGTGAAATTTTCAGCGGGACACTGGTTGAAGACTACCACAAGCAACTAGAAGAAAATCGCCTTGACCAGCTAAAAAAACGCAAACGTCTCAGCGTTGCAGAATACGAAGCCATTTTCTTTGAAGAAATTGCATTGGATGAAGCGGGTAACGCAATTGATTTACCAGCAGACGATTGTCCGTTTGCCCTTCAACAGGTTGACCAGCACAAACGTATTTACCGTAAAAATTAGAGGAAAAGGCATCCTCTTGGCAGGGCCAAGAGGTGTCTTTTTTATAAGGAGTTGACATGTCTCTTTTTTCAGGATTTTATAAAAAAACAAGGGAAGAACGAATCACTATTACAGCTGAAACTCGTCAGCTGTCCCAAGAAAGCAAGGATATCCTCTTAGCCGATCAGAATATCCCCGAAGCCATTGCGGGAAAAATGGCTGAAAATCACCTTGGAACCTTTGCCTTGCCCTTCTCTCTTGTTCCCCAACTAGTCGTGAATGGCGTGGAATACAGCATTCCCATGGTGACAGAAGAACCCTCTGTGGTTGCGGCATGCTCTTTCGGTGCTAAAATTATTGCAAAGGCTGGCGGATTTACCAGCCAGATTTCAGAGCGCCTCATGATTGGACAGGTAGCCCTCTACGATGTTCCTGATATGCTTGTAGCTCAAACTGCTATTCTCGCTCAACAGGATGGCCTTCTTGCGCATGCCAATAACGCACACCCGTCGATTGTCAAAAGAGGGGGCGGAGCACGTCATCTGACGGTCGAACAAAAAGAAGAGTTCCTCATCGTCTACCTCCATGTCGATGTCCAAGAAGCAATGGGAGCAAACATTCTCAACAATATGCTAGAAGCCATTAAGGATGAGTTAGCTGAATTGACAAAGGGCAAAGCGCTTATGGGAATTCTTTCCAACTACGCAACAGAATCCCTCGTAATGGCCAACTGCCGCATTCCAATCAAACAGCTCCACGTTGAGCCCCATATTGCCCTAGAAACCGCACAAAATCTTGTAAGAGCTAGCCAGCTTGCTCAGGTAGACCCCTACCGTGCTGCGACCCACAACAAGGGGATTTTCAATGGAATTGATGCCATTGTGCTTGCTACTGGGAACGATTGGCGCGCCATTGAAGCAGGGGCTCATGCCTATGCCAGTCAGGACGGTCACTACCGAGGTCTATCCACTTGGGAAATCGTTGACAATGACTTGGTCGGACAACTGACTCTGCCCCTTCCAATTGCAACTGTTGGCGGGTCAATCGGTCTCAATCCCAAGGTTCAAGTTGCCTTTGATATACTGGGTCAACCCCAGGCCAGAACACTGGCAGGCATTATCGTATCTGTCGGGCTCTGCCAGAACTTTGCGGCCCTCCGCGCCCTTGTAACTGCGGGAATCCAACAAGGACACATGAAACTCCATGCCAAGTCTCTTGCTATGCTAGCAGGCGCTCGTGAGCAGGAAATCGATCAGGTCGCACTTCTCCTGCGCCAAGCACCGCACACCAATTTAGAAAACGCCCAATCGATTCTAGCAAGCCTCCGAAAAGAAGCAGAAAAGAGGGACACCAAACCTGAAAAATAGCCCATTAAAGGCTAACTCGCCTTTCTATTTAGAAACTCGTTAGAAAGCAACCACTTGGATTGCCTCACTCTATAATGTCTTTTCTAAGAGTTTTTTGATTGAAAAGACAAAGAAAAAGATTGAAGAAAATGGATCAAAATAGACTTTTTCTTCAATCTGTAAGGGACGAGCTACTCTCTTTTTCTCTCGTAATCATAGCCCTATAAAATACGTTCCATCCGTAATTTCTGCGGAGTCATGCCTAGGCGCTGATAAAAAGCAAGCGCTTCTTGGTTAGCATTCCAGACATCAAGGCTCACATTGTAGCAGCCCTTTTCCTTGGCAAATTCAAGAGCGTAGGCATATAATTGCTGCCCGATAGACTGTCCTCTGAGAGCTTCCTTGACACACAAATCATCGATAAATAAGGTCTTTACTTTTTGTAAAACAGCATGTTCCTCTTCCACTAATTCACAGAATAAGTGACCGACAACCTGTCCCTCTAGTTCATAGACAAAAATCGGCTTGCAGGGATTATGGAGCAATTCTTCCAATTCCAGAACGGAAAATTTTTGTCCCCTAGCCTTAAATAAATCTGGTCGCACCTCATGGTGAACGCTCAAAATTTCTTGTAATAGATCATTTAAAGCTGGAATATCTGCTACAGTTGCTGGTCGAATCATCTCTATCTCCTCTCTATTTTTTCTATTATATCACAATCCTAATCCAACTTCAGACACTATCCCAATTAATATAAAAAGGAAAACGGACAATACTTTGATAGAGCTAGCCTTTTTTAGCTGTCACAAGTATTCCCTATTCTACAATTATTTTTTTGATTCTTGCCATGGTATAATAGTATAAAATTTAAGGGAACTCTTATGAACAAAGTGAAAAAGAAAATCTATCGTAACACACCTGCCTTCACCCTCATGGCTCAGGCTTCATTTGCCTTCTTCGCGACCTTGATTCTAATCGGTTTGTACACCTTGAAAGAGCCACTCATGGTAAAAGGCTACTACCTCATGGGATTTGTTGGCTTGATTTCCTCATCGTTTACCATTTCAAAAGTTGTGCGTGACAACCAAGAAGACGAAGACAACTATAATCTATTGCTACAAAAAGCAACAATCGATGAAGATACAGACAAATAACAAAGAGCACTCGTTGATATTCAGCGAGTGCTCTTTGTTATCCTCATACTTGAAAAATGCTTTGCCCCTTGCTTGCCCCTCAGACACAAAAAAGCCCCCTGCACAACGCAGAAACGTTGATACAGTAGGCTTTTTAAGTCAAGCTTATTTAACAGCGTCTTTAAGAGCTTTACCAGCTTTGAATGCTGGAACTTTAGAAGCTGCGATTGTAATTTCTTTACCAGTTTGTGGGTTGCGACCTTTACGTGCTGCACGCTCACGAACTTCAAAGTTACCAAAACCAATCAATTGAACTTTTTCACCAGCTGCAAGGTAGTCAGCTACTGCTGCAAATACTGCATCAACTGCTGCTGCTGAATCTTTCTTAGTCAATGAAGTTGCTTCTGCAACTTTTGCAATCAAATCTTGTTTATTAGCCATTTTGCTAAATCCTCCAATTAATTTTCTGAGTTACTACTCACCCTAATATAGTACCTAATTTTATCCATTTGGTCAAGCTTTTAGTACGATTTATTAGCTTTTTCTGTAAATATCGAAAATGAGCTGATTATTGTACAAATCAATGGTATTAGCCTTGACGTAAATCTTTTGCTCATTCTCAATTTCAGTGAGCTGAATCGTCACGGTAGCCTTTGAAGCATCAATCGTTACAAATGCTGGCAACTGCGACTGCTTCTTGATATAAGACAAAATTTCTTCCTTAGGGAGAGACAAGGTACCTGCTGAAATTTCTGATACCGTCAACAAGACACTGCCGTCTTTTAATTTGTTGGGTTGGAAATAAACATAAAGAGGAATATCTAGCCCCCAAATCTTGTACCTTCCCTCAAATAGGAGAAACTGATTGGTTGCCGTCACCTTATAAGAAAAGGTATCTGTTTGGTAGTCTTTCAAATAAGTCGCAAGCATCGTATTTAATTGTTCCTTAGTGGTCGTAAAGGTTCCTAGTTGTTCATCGCTTCTTGCATTATTTGAGGCAACAAGTGATGTCATGTCCTCACGGTTCGTCGTTACTCGCTCCACTAGAACTAAACTGAGTGCCACTAAAGCAGCAATCAAGGCTAGAAAAGCCCATTTCCATTTATTGATTGTTCCATTCTTTTTTGGTTTCACGAATCGCCTCCATAACTGCCTTGTTTATGATTTCATAGCCTGTATTGTTGGGATGAAAACTGTCTTCTTCAGCCAGCAAATTATTCGCTACCTTGCTCGGGGTGCTGTTTGACTGGCTGATGCCTGCTTCTCCGTCCAATCCCTTATAGAGCAAATCGTTAATCGACACAAAGTAGACACCGTCTACCTGCTCTATGGCAGAAGCTGTCACTTGATTCCAGTTGTCCACCACCGTCTGCATTTCCGTCAATTCAGGAAAATTGAGATAAAAAGGATTATAAATCCCAATAACATAAATCGGTAAATGAGGATTGTCCGCCCGTGCCTTATCAATAATCTTCAGCAAGCGTTGGCTGTAAGCTTGGGCAGGCTCATCAAAAACGGAGAGATTAAGGCTGGTAATATTGTCCAAAATAGTATAGCGAAGATCATTTCCCCCAACTGTTAAGGTCATCAGGTCAGCTTTTTTCAGGCTAGTTACAATTTCCGCCTCATCCATTCGCTTTAAAATCTGCTGACTGGTATTGCCAGAAACCCCGTAATTATCATAGGTCACTTGATAGCCATATTG is a genomic window containing:
- a CDS encoding putative holin-like toxin; this encodes MSVYEALSFMIAFGDLIVASINRRDK
- a CDS encoding VOC family protein; the encoded protein is MASKRMLHACLRVENLEASQEFYEKAFGFKETRRKDYPEHKFTLVYLALPGDEFEIELTYNYDHGPYVVGDGFSHLALSSDDLEGDNAKHKALGYPTTDLSGLPGNPGRYYFVTDPDGYRVEVIRAD
- a CDS encoding IS110 family transposase, giving the protein MRTVFGIDVSKTSSEVAILVNGEKVHGYTMPSDAIGFNRLLDDLKTVHTPEIVFEATGVYSRCLQAFLEENGYAYTRLNPLEAKKQLDSLRVRKTDKIDAEKLAQSQFVLNRKPTYIQQEIYQHLRDLSRFYQNLTEDIVRTKNRLHKVLQVTFPELESLLSTPSGQQYWNLVIAFPCKEFVLDRTNSELRHSICQSTSKRISDKRVASLTDKLTELAKQSYCAVKKSSPMMEEVRYYAQELFRLSNRRQTVLDEMVSFAQPLPEYEILLSIPGIAETTATSIIGELGDIRRFQSANQINAFIGIDLRHYESGNFLAKEHITKRGNPYARKILFKCIHNIAAASHTNPCHIADFYEKRKRQSQMTSTKSHTIASIHRLIRTMYYLITHNKLYDYTSTQNQ
- a CDS encoding polysaccharide deacetylase family protein; protein product: MKKRIVLVVVNVVLIGLAIILGVKAFAYFQDQKVANFIAEKQSRLFDQQAQVVQTGNIGSTHVEAGIPKDKNGQGNAVFKEKIEAYIGEKVGTEKPSGKTKELFFVSLKDGVTNFSGVHAKQIQSERYQVKTFSMSSGEKETGATLLVTQDGQPFTLEMFVADSSALKAAFGTQLKADLAAKQVADADIEKIVGQFEARNLTDYPFVYEQGQLKIDMLEKEFQLKQIAIPIASIFGIVKAEYLASGDQEAYAAYQAEEEAKKNQKRIALTFDDGPSAATTPQVLDLLKKYNVKATFFILGQNVPGNEAILKRIVAEGHEVASHTWDHANLVTLSADQVKQEIDKTQEVIKNVTGQAPTMMRPPYGSVNQSVMSVMQLPVIYWSVDSKDWQSRNPAAILNEVKTCTYPGSIILMHDIHQPTVDSLTSVLDYLLGQGYQPVTVSDLLGKNLDPQLIYYDHQSARPAQ
- a CDS encoding phosphoglycerate mutase, whose translation is MVKLVFARHGESEWNKANLFTGWADVDLSEKGTQQAIDAGKLIKEAGIEFDQAYTSVLKRAIKTTNLALEAADQLWVPVEKSWRLNERHYGGLTGKNKAEAAEQFGDEQVHIWRRSYDVLPPNMAKDDEYSAHTDRRYALLDDSVVPDAENLKVTLERALPFWEDKIAPALKSGQNVFVGAHGNSIRALVKHIKGLSDDEIMDVEIPNFPPLVFEFDEKLNVVAEYYLGK
- the srtB gene encoding class B sortase, whose product is MSSPLVCSYKSPTTVDKEPEDISISSREVKKQRLFHQNPDVYAWLKVDGTKIDYPVVQHPRDDSYYLSHDVNGAETYYGAIFTELVNTKTFNDAITIIYGHAMTDGTMFGSLQDLSDPSFFNEHRMVTIYTVDKEYHYEILAAHSYTNDHLFSTFELGTQTGIHHYLATLEERALANGGAYRPLPIEKDKDRFLILSTCDALDDNQRYVVTARLTDVKERKNE
- a CDS encoding ISL3 family transposase, producing MEHLNNTTLLIGMKDKNITLNHAIQHETHIELIATLDYHPPKCKYCKAKQIKYDFQKPSKIPFIEIGGFPSLIRLKKRRFQCKSCRKVTVSETSLVKKNCQISELVWKKIAQLLLNREALSHIASKLAISISTAYRKLKQFQFKEDYSSLPEILSWDEFSYQKGKLAFIAQDFNTRKIITILDNRRQTTIRNHFFKYSKEARNKVKVVTVDMSGSYIPLIKSLFPKAKIVLDRFHIVQHMSRALNQTRIQLMNQYDKKSIEYRALKYYWKLIQKDSRKLSLNVFYSRTFRETLSPRECLQKLFKRVPELKGYYDLYQLLLFHLQEKNSEHFFNLIHDALPHLNHTFKVALNTFRRYQEYITNAIELPYSNAKLEATNKLIKDIKRNAFGYRNFDNFKKRIYLALNIEKEKTNFVSSRM